A single window of Deltaproteobacteria bacterium DNA harbors:
- a CDS encoding acyl--CoA ligase, which translates to MEMTLGEAFARSARKFPDKTACMDDEKSITYGRMNERVNRWAQAAIGLGLEKGRHVATLANNCLALMEVYLGNLKCGLVTVPIDARATLQDKCYQAEFTDNDVLIFHSDFSGTVEEIRSRLPQIKTFVCLGGNCPSFALDYEKLLRQSQDKETEIPLVEEDEAFILFTGGTTGRSKGAILTHKNLLWNIICVTTENQSPTPEDSVYYPMQMYHTAALSRFLAYMYAGGTFIGSKTFNPDTYLDVVEKERTTFIVGNPTIFRMLLEANIKRPRDTSSMKRWFCSQGFLHPDLKEDIQKYLWPNGELYGSYALTEASPAVTVLKPTDRPRQWGSVGRPYMCTEVRIVDESDQDRPVGEEGEIIVRGPTVFKGYYKNPEETARTLRGGWLHTGDVGRYDDLGFLYMVDRIKDMIKTGGINVFCSEIEEVLSRHPDISEGVVIGVPHVKWGESIRAIVVPKKGAELSEAAVIEHCRCHLASHKKPTSVIFLEELPKGTFGGKVLKRILREQYGKE; encoded by the coding sequence ATGGAAATGACTCTCGGTGAGGCATTTGCCCGTTCGGCCCGAAAATTTCCGGACAAAACGGCCTGTATGGATGATGAAAAAAGTATCACCTATGGCCGGATGAATGAACGGGTTAATCGCTGGGCCCAGGCGGCTATTGGATTGGGTTTGGAAAAGGGCCGTCATGTAGCCACCTTGGCCAATAATTGTCTGGCTTTAATGGAAGTCTATCTGGGAAATCTAAAATGCGGCCTGGTCACCGTACCTATCGACGCCCGGGCCACTTTGCAGGATAAGTGTTATCAGGCCGAATTCACCGACAACGACGTCCTGATCTTTCACTCTGATTTTTCCGGTACGGTAGAAGAAATACGCAGTCGGCTTCCACAGATAAAAACCTTTGTCTGTCTGGGCGGGAATTGCCCTTCTTTTGCCCTGGATTACGAAAAGCTGCTTCGGCAAAGCCAGGATAAAGAAACGGAAATCCCTCTGGTGGAAGAAGACGAAGCCTTTATCCTGTTCACAGGAGGGACCACCGGCCGTTCCAAAGGGGCGATACTGACCCATAAGAATTTACTCTGGAATATCATTTGTGTGACCACTGAAAATCAAAGCCCCACCCCGGAAGATAGTGTCTATTATCCCATGCAGATGTACCACACGGCGGCCTTAAGCCGTTTTCTGGCCTACATGTATGCCGGCGGGACCTTCATCGGCAGCAAAACCTTTAACCCGGATACTTATCTGGATGTGGTGGAAAAAGAACGGACCACCTTTATCGTCGGCAATCCCACCATCTTCAGGATGCTCCTGGAGGCCAATATCAAACGTCCCCGGGACACGTCTTCCATGAAGCGCTGGTTTTGCTCTCAAGGTTTTTTGCATCCGGATTTAAAAGAAGATATCCAAAAATATCTCTGGCCCAACGGCGAGCTGTACGGCTCTTATGCCTTGACCGAGGCCTCGCCGGCAGTGACCGTTTTAAAACCTACGGACAGACCCCGTCAATGGGGGAGTGTCGGCCGCCCTTATATGTGCACCGAGGTGCGTATCGTGGATGAGTCTGATCAGGACAGGCCTGTTGGAGAAGAGGGGGAAATTATCGTCCGCGGGCCCACGGTTTTCAAAGGGTATTACAAAAACCCCGAAGAAACCGCCCGGACCTTAAGGGGGGGCTGGCTGCACACCGGGGATGTGGGCCGATACGATGACCTGGGTTTTCTCTATATGGTCGACCGGATCAAGGACATGATCAAGACCGGGGGGATTAATGTCTTTTGCAGTGAAATAGAAGAGGTCCTTTCCCGCCATCCGGATATCTCCGAAGGGGTGGTCATCGGGGTCCCCCATGTCAAATGGGGAGAATCCATCCGGGCCATCGTGGTCCCTAAAAAAGGGGCGGAGTTGTCGGAAGCGGCAGTCATCGAACACTGCCGCTGCCATCTGGCCAGTCATAAGAAGCCCACCTCGGTCATCTTTTTGGAGGAACTGCCCAAAGGGACCTTTGGCGGCAAGGTTTTGAAAAGAATTTTACGGGAGCAATACGGAAAGGAATAG
- a CDS encoding CoA transferase, with translation MGHYSNSGPLSGIKILDFSSLLPGPFATLYLADMGATVLRVGSGTRPDPIETRTPFIPETEISALWAYLARGKQSINLNLKNPKAVRIVEQLIAEYDVVIEQFRPGVMGKLRLDYESLKKINPAVIYCSLTGYGQTGPLRKRAGHDINYLSLAGLPAYSGKKESGPSLTGMQIADIASGSLHSVIGILAAVIHRKETGEGQYIDLAMMDGVMAFNIASGVSCLVDGTEPVRERERLNGGTLYDFYETKDGEYMSLGALEPQFFKAFCEAIGRPDLISGGIAPKNIETVKAEVRAIFKSKTRDEWREIFRDFDACVEPVLGLSEALNSAQAKERQMVIDIELPEGGKVRQLANPIKFSHAPKEYTSIGVPSGTHTKEIIGGLSYSEEEYKRMEQEGVFS, from the coding sequence ATGGGTCACTACAGTAACAGCGGACCGCTCAGCGGAATAAAAATTCTGGATTTTTCCAGCCTTCTGCCCGGTCCTTTTGCAACATTATATCTGGCCGATATGGGGGCCACGGTTTTGCGGGTCGGTTCAGGCACCAGGCCGGACCCTATAGAGACCAGAACACCTTTTATTCCTGAGACTGAAATTTCAGCGCTCTGGGCCTACCTGGCACGGGGTAAGCAGTCGATCAATCTAAACCTTAAAAATCCCAAGGCCGTCAGGATTGTTGAACAGTTGATCGCCGAATATGATGTGGTCATCGAACAATTTCGACCGGGTGTGATGGGCAAACTGAGATTGGATTATGAAAGCCTGAAAAAAATTAATCCGGCCGTCATCTATTGCTCGCTAACCGGCTATGGACAGACCGGTCCCTTAAGAAAAAGGGCCGGTCATGACATTAACTATCTTTCTCTGGCTGGACTTCCGGCTTATTCAGGGAAAAAAGAAAGCGGTCCGTCTCTGACGGGTATGCAGATTGCCGATATCGCTTCCGGTTCACTCCATTCGGTTATCGGTATTCTGGCGGCCGTCATCCATAGAAAGGAAACCGGGGAAGGACAATATATAGACCTAGCCATGATGGATGGGGTGATGGCCTTTAATATTGCATCCGGGGTTTCTTGCCTGGTGGACGGGACAGAGCCGGTCCGGGAAAGGGAACGGCTGAACGGGGGGACCCTTTATGATTTTTATGAAACCAAAGACGGGGAATATATGAGTCTTGGTGCCCTGGAACCCCAGTTCTTTAAAGCCTTTTGTGAAGCCATCGGGCGTCCGGATCTTATATCTGGCGGCATTGCTCCCAAAAATATTGAAACGGTCAAGGCTGAAGTTCGCGCCATTTTTAAATCAAAAACGAGGGATGAATGGAGAGAAATTTTCAGGGACTTCGATGCCTGTGTGGAGCCGGTGCTCGGTCTTTCGGAAGCCTTAAACAGCGCCCAGGCCAAAGAACGTCAGATGGTCATCGATATAGAACTGCCGGAGGGTGGCAAGGTCAGGCAGCTGGCTAACCCGATTAAGTTTTCTCATGCCCCTAAAGAATACACCTCTATAGGGGTTCCTTCGGGGACACACACCAAAGAGATTATCGGCGGATTAAGCTATTCGGAGGAGGAGTATAAAAGGATGGAGCAAGAAGGGGTCTTTAGTTAA
- a CDS encoding Zn-ribbon domain-containing OB-fold protein, which translates to MNEQEREKWYAFEHQKYGIPIEYLKREFEKELSGQVPMDQPLEIPDKMEVIYKYSYGQQSRFFRELRENKKIYGAKCPQCSKVYCPPRAHCSLCYQPTEWVPLTGTGVIKTFTVQYISTSAFIKKVPFVCAYVQLDGTDFLLMANMEVEDVARIRVGTKVKAVFREERQGTITDFYFEPYE; encoded by the coding sequence ATGAACGAGCAGGAACGGGAAAAATGGTATGCTTTTGAGCATCAAAAATATGGCATCCCCATTGAATATCTGAAGCGGGAATTTGAAAAAGAGTTGTCAGGCCAAGTCCCTATGGACCAACCCCTGGAGATACCTGACAAGATGGAGGTCATCTATAAGTACAGTTACGGCCAACAATCCCGGTTTTTCAGGGAACTGCGGGAAAACAAGAAAATTTACGGGGCCAAATGCCCCCAATGCAGCAAGGTCTACTGCCCTCCCAGGGCCCATTGTTCCCTGTGCTATCAGCCTACCGAATGGGTGCCTTTGACCGGGACCGGGGTGATCAAGACCTTTACGGTCCAGTATATCTCCACCAGTGCCTTTATTAAAAAAGTTCCCTTTGTCTGCGCCTATGTGCAATTAGATGGAACCGATTTTCTGCTCATGGCCAATATGGAAGTGGAAGATGTGGCCCGGATCAGGGTGGGGACAAAAGTCAAGGCCGTCTTTCGTGAAGAACGGCAGGGGACCATCACGGATTTTTATTTTGAACCGTACGAATAA
- a CDS encoding thiolase family protein, which yields MRKVGIVGMGTTKFKARWVDKTYYELAFDAARMAMEDAGLSRLDIDCAVYGIYNDLFQRQYQPDAFVHDYLGLGLKPMVRVNSGGATGGAALRIGYAEVASGLYDICLVLGVEKCADCYNYEFQSATPEVLRAILYTADMTYDNPAGRTAASGFALAVIAHREKYGNPTDEQMAKVSVKNHFNATKNPIAQSPKVLTVEEVLNSKKIVEPFRFYDNCLYTEGSSAVILASEEVARKISPKPVWITGVGASTDYVIPGNRPNIHTFESSRLAAQKAYGMAGLTHPLEDLDLAELHDAFTGTEIMAYEDCFFCEEGQGGRLIDEGVVMAGGKLPVNLSGGLIGCGHAVGATGIMQTYEVALQLRGEAGERQVENARRGLVQSIGGTLCTWTVCLVLEREG from the coding sequence ATGAGAAAAGTCGGCATTGTGGGGATGGGGACCACCAAGTTCAAGGCCCGCTGGGTGGACAAGACCTATTATGAGCTGGCCTTCGATGCGGCCAGGATGGCCATGGAGGATGCCGGACTCAGTCGGCTGGATATCGATTGTGCCGTCTACGGGATCTACAACGATTTGTTTCAGCGTCAATACCAGCCTGACGCCTTTGTCCACGATTATCTGGGACTGGGCTTAAAGCCCATGGTGCGGGTCAATTCCGGCGGGGCCACCGGCGGGGCGGCCCTGCGCATCGGCTACGCCGAGGTGGCCAGCGGCCTCTATGACATCTGTCTGGTCCTGGGGGTGGAAAAATGCGCCGATTGCTACAACTATGAATTTCAGTCCGCCACCCCGGAGGTCCTGCGGGCCATCCTCTATACGGCTGACATGACTTATGACAACCCGGCCGGCCGCACCGCCGCCTCGGGCTTTGCACTGGCGGTCATCGCCCACCGGGAAAAATACGGCAACCCCACCGATGAACAGATGGCCAAGGTCTCGGTGAAGAATCATTTCAATGCCACCAAGAATCCCATTGCCCAATCGCCCAAGGTCCTGACGGTGGAGGAGGTCTTGAATTCCAAAAAGATCGTCGAGCCTTTCCGGTTTTATGACAATTGCCTCTATACCGAAGGGTCTTCGGCGGTCATCCTGGCCTCCGAGGAAGTTGCCCGGAAAATAAGCCCCAAACCGGTCTGGATTACCGGAGTGGGGGCTTCCACCGACTATGTCATACCCGGAAACCGGCCCAACATCCATACCTTCGAATCTTCCCGGCTGGCGGCTCAAAAGGCTTACGGCATGGCCGGCCTTACCCACCCCCTGGAAGATTTGGATTTAGCGGAACTGCATGACGCCTTTACCGGTACCGAGATTATGGCCTATGAAGACTGCTTTTTTTGTGAAGAAGGGCAGGGGGGACGGTTGATCGATGAAGGGGTGGTCATGGCCGGAGGAAAATTGCCGGTCAACCTGAGCGGCGGTTTGATCGGCTGCGGCCATGCCGTAGGGGCCACAGGCATCATGCAGACTTATGAAGTAGCCCTGCAATTGCGGGGAGAGGCCGGAGAACGGCAGGTCGAAAATGCCCGCCGCGGATTGGTGCAAAGTATCGGCGGGACCCTTTGCACCTGGACGGTTTGTCTGGTTTTGGAAAGGGAGGGCTGA
- a CDS encoding 3-keto-5-aminohexanoate cleavage protein, with protein MSRKVIITIAPTGSIPTRKNNPNLPITPEEVAEEARRSYEAGAAVVHLHARNPDTGEPTPDIEVFRANLEAIRAACPIITQITSGGGATRLGLTPEERLKPVLELQPDSASLNAGSMNFGRNLFPNLPEVMELYARKMKEIKVMPEFEVYDLSMINNVEVWIRQGGILEPPYQFSFVLGVLGGIPATFKNLLALKESLPEGYTWQAIGIGRHQIPMGIMAVLMGGNFRVGFEDNVYLSKGVLAKSNAELVEKAVRIIRELGYEPATVAEAREILPLLNK; from the coding sequence ATGTCCCGGAAAGTCATCATCACCATTGCCCCCACAGGCAGTATACCGACCCGGAAAAACAATCCCAATCTTCCGATTACGCCGGAAGAAGTGGCCGAAGAAGCGCGTCGCTCTTATGAGGCCGGGGCTGCCGTGGTGCACCTCCACGCCAGGAATCCCGATACCGGTGAACCCACGCCGGACATCGAGGTCTTCCGGGCCAATCTTGAGGCCATCCGGGCGGCCTGCCCGATCATTACCCAGATCACCTCGGGCGGCGGGGCAACCCGCTTGGGCCTCACACCGGAGGAGCGGTTGAAACCGGTCCTGGAACTCCAACCCGATTCGGCCTCTTTGAATGCCGGCTCCATGAATTTCGGCCGGAACCTCTTTCCCAATCTTCCGGAAGTCATGGAGCTATATGCCCGGAAGATGAAAGAGATCAAGGTCATGCCCGAGTTTGAAGTCTATGATCTGTCCATGATTAATAATGTAGAGGTCTGGATCCGCCAGGGCGGGATATTGGAACCCCCCTATCAATTCAGTTTTGTCCTTGGGGTTTTGGGCGGGATTCCGGCCACCTTTAAAAATCTCCTGGCCCTGAAGGAAAGCCTGCCCGAGGGCTACACCTGGCAGGCTATCGGTATCGGCCGCCATCAGATCCCCATGGGGATTATGGCTGTCCTTATGGGGGGAAATTTCCGGGTCGGTTTTGAAGATAATGTTTACCTGTCCAAAGGGGTCCTGGCCAAAAGCAATGCCGAATTGGTGGAAAAGGCGGTGCGCATCATCCGGGAATTGGGGTATGAACCCGCTACGGTAGCAGAGGCCAGGGAGATATTGCCGCTGTTGAATAAATAA
- a CDS encoding ABC transporter ATP-binding protein — protein MLLTIENVTKNFGGLAALWNLSFQVNEGEILGLLGPNGSGKTTLFNVVSGFFSPSAGRVFFNGRDITGFRPNKIAQFGLVRTFQGTNLFKNRTVWENVVIAHHLMIKANFLELLLNQVRAKTSEAAVERHSKEILEYLGLLAVREDLAHNLPHGLQRALGVAIALAAQPRLLLLDEPLTGMNPEESRRFIDLIRGLRDRGITLMIVEHDMKAIMGVSDRIVVLNYGQKIAEGPPQEIQRDPKVIEAYLGSEVPV, from the coding sequence ATGCTCTTAACTATCGAAAATGTAACCAAAAACTTCGGCGGGCTGGCGGCCCTTTGGAATTTGAGTTTCCAGGTTAATGAAGGGGAAATCCTTGGGCTGCTGGGACCCAATGGTTCGGGCAAGACTACGCTTTTTAATGTGGTCAGCGGATTTTTTTCCCCTTCGGCCGGCCGGGTCTTTTTTAATGGCCGGGATATTACCGGATTTCGGCCCAACAAGATCGCCCAATTCGGTTTGGTACGCACCTTTCAAGGAACCAATCTATTCAAGAACCGGACGGTTTGGGAAAATGTGGTTATTGCCCACCACCTGATGATCAAGGCCAATTTCCTGGAACTTCTTCTAAACCAAGTGCGGGCCAAAACAAGTGAAGCAGCCGTCGAGAGGCACAGCAAGGAAATCCTGGAGTATCTGGGCCTTTTAGCCGTCAGGGAAGATCTGGCCCATAATCTGCCCCATGGCCTTCAGCGGGCCTTGGGGGTGGCCATTGCCCTGGCGGCCCAGCCCCGGTTGCTGCTGCTGGACGAGCCTCTGACCGGAATGAACCCGGAGGAGTCCCGAAGGTTTATCGATTTGATTCGGGGTCTGCGGGACAGGGGGATCACCCTGATGATCGTGGAACACGATATGAAGGCCATCATGGGTGTCAGTGACCGGATAGTCGTCCTTAATTATGGACAAAAGATCGCTGAAGGTCCTCCCCAGGAGATCCAACGGGACCCCAAGGTAATTGAGGCCTATCTGGGAAGCGAGGTTCCGGTATGA
- a CDS encoding ABC transporter ATP-binding protein: protein MTQLSWFSLQNLKVSYGAAPALKGISLQVETGNIVTLIGSNGAGKSTTLRAISGLVPLAEGEIFFEGKKIHGLSPQEIVHRGIAHVPEGRRVFPFMTVLENLKMGAFRRKDKKEIRMDLEKLFEHFPVLRDRQAQRAGSLSGGEQQMLAIGRALMSQPRLLLLDEPSMGLAPIMVQELSRIIIEINQRNVGIIIVEQNAQMALRLAHQAYVLETGSVVLEGKASDLIHDEHIRKAYLGG from the coding sequence ATGACCCAACTATCCTGGTTTTCTTTGCAGAACCTGAAGGTTTCTTACGGAGCCGCCCCGGCCCTGAAGGGAATCTCCTTACAAGTCGAGACTGGGAATATCGTTACCCTCATCGGGTCGAATGGCGCCGGAAAAAGCACGACCTTACGGGCTATATCCGGATTGGTCCCCCTGGCAGAAGGGGAGATTTTTTTTGAAGGAAAAAAGATTCATGGTCTTTCTCCACAGGAAATTGTCCATCGCGGAATCGCCCATGTCCCTGAAGGCAGAAGGGTCTTCCCGTTCATGACCGTTCTCGAAAATCTGAAAATGGGGGCTTTTCGCCGCAAGGATAAGAAAGAGATCCGGATGGACCTGGAAAAGCTCTTTGAGCACTTTCCGGTTTTGCGGGACAGACAGGCTCAAAGGGCCGGGAGTCTCAGTGGAGGAGAACAACAGATGCTGGCCATTGGCCGGGCCTTGATGTCCCAACCGCGGTTACTCCTTTTAGATGAACCTTCCATGGGTTTGGCTCCCATAATGGTCCAGGAATTAAGCCGGATAATCATCGAGATCAACCAGAGGAATGTGGGTATCATCATCGTTGAGCAAAATGCCCAAATGGCCCTGCGCCTGGCCCATCAGGCCTATGTGTTGGAAACGGGATCGGTTGTTTTGGAAGGAAAGGCTTCGGACCTGATCCATGATGAACACATCCGAAAGGCGTATTTGGGGGGATGA
- a CDS encoding MaoC family dehydratase N-terminal domain-containing protein, which yields MAPHYFDDFYLGQEFITKSRTVTETDIVNFAALSWDTNQLHTDAEFAKTTPFGERIAHGMLGLVIHTGLSQMLGIMEGTVIAFLGLTWNFLLPVRIGDTIHVVQRVKELRETSNPERGILVLEKEVVNQKGETVQKGTTTTLMARQKRGQ from the coding sequence ATGGCCCCCCATTATTTTGACGATTTCTATCTTGGCCAGGAATTCATTACTAAGAGCCGGACGGTGACTGAAACCGATATAGTCAATTTCGCCGCCCTGTCCTGGGATACCAACCAACTGCATACCGATGCCGAATTCGCCAAAACGACCCCTTTCGGCGAGCGGATTGCCCACGGCATGCTGGGCCTGGTGATCCATACCGGACTGTCCCAGATGCTGGGGATCATGGAAGGAACCGTCATTGCCTTTCTGGGCCTGACCTGGAATTTTCTCCTGCCCGTCCGCATCGGGGATACCATCCATGTGGTCCAGCGGGTCAAGGAACTGCGGGAGACTTCCAATCCGGAGCGGGGGATCCTGGTCCTTGAAAAGGAAGTGGTCAATCAAAAGGGAGAGACCGTTCAGAAAGGGACGACCACTACCCTGATGGCCAGGCAGAAAAGAGGCCAATAA